Proteins from a genomic interval of Kitasatospora kifunensis:
- a CDS encoding CDP-alcohol phosphatidyltransferase family protein, producing the protein MTVTDPETLVGIGDSEETELRRRRWARDRELRAPRSPQTLSTADFLTLGNAVCGFLAIYSITTNMLIPHINGTGDGTGGMVRHGAATAVTLLLLGAMCDLFDGLVARKLRSSALGAELDNLADLISFGIAPAYFVAVWGIVGGSGSNQGLSAFIALTVLLSVVLRLARFSAVKMRPGVFQGMPCPMGAMTVIAIVLLDPPFLAGLLAIFGVAYLMVSKVEYPKPQGLLATATLAWIVVSIGCLAAWAAGLPGGDVLMHIGAVAQIALAAMAPLLVIRRKVGQKVGDVRARRAESRGC; encoded by the coding sequence TTGACCGTGACTGATCCCGAGACCCTGGTGGGCATCGGCGACTCGGAGGAGACCGAGCTGCGCCGGCGCCGCTGGGCACGCGACCGCGAACTACGCGCGCCGCGCTCACCGCAGACCCTGTCCACGGCGGACTTCCTGACCCTGGGCAACGCCGTCTGCGGCTTCCTGGCGATCTACTCGATCACCACCAACATGCTCATCCCGCACATCAACGGCACCGGCGACGGCACCGGCGGCATGGTCCGCCACGGCGCCGCCACCGCCGTGACGCTGCTGCTGCTCGGCGCGATGTGCGACCTCTTCGACGGCCTGGTCGCGCGCAAGCTGCGCTCCTCGGCCCTCGGGGCGGAACTGGACAACCTGGCCGACCTGATCAGCTTCGGCATCGCGCCGGCCTACTTCGTCGCCGTCTGGGGCATCGTCGGCGGCTCGGGCAGCAACCAGGGCCTGTCCGCCTTCATCGCCCTGACCGTGCTGCTCTCGGTGGTGCTGCGCCTGGCCCGGTTCTCGGCCGTGAAGATGCGCCCCGGCGTCTTCCAGGGCATGCCCTGCCCGATGGGCGCGATGACGGTGATCGCCATCGTGCTGCTCGACCCGCCGTTCCTGGCCGGCCTGCTGGCCATCTTCGGCGTGGCCTACCTGATGGTCAGCAAGGTCGAGTACCCCAAGCCGCAGGGCCTGCTGGCCACCGCCACGCTCGCCTGGATCGTGGTCTCCATCGGCTGCCTGGCCGCCTGGGCCGCCGGACTGCCCGGCGGTGACGTGCTGATGCACATCGGCGCCGTCGCCCAGATCGCGCTGGCCGCGATGGCCCCGCTGCTGGTGATCCGCCGCAAGGTCGGCCAGAAGGTCGGCGACGTGCGCGCCCGCCGCGCGGAGTCCCGCGGCTGCTGA
- a CDS encoding cobyrinate a,c-diamide synthase → MLHLPRVVIAAPSSGAGKTTVATGLMAALTARGLKVSPHKVGPDYIDPGYHGLATGRPGRNLDAFLCGPERIEPLLRHGAAGADLAVVEGVMGMFDGASGHGELASTAHVAKLLRAPVILVVDGSSQSRSVAALVHGFASWDPEVRLAGVILNRVASERHEQLLREALEEGAGVPVLGAVRRTAAVATPSRHLGLVPVVERSAEALRAVAEMGELIAASVDLDAVLALARSAPPLRAEAWDPAAEVSRVSGRPRIALAAGPAFSFSYAENAELLTAAGAELLPFDPLHDCDLPDGTSALVIGGGFPEVYAAELSQNAPLRAAIATLAASGAPIAAECAGLLYLGRELDGRPMCGILDTASRMTERLILGYRDAVALHDSPLAAAGTRIRGHEFHRTTCDPGAGPTPAWGWRTPTGAPHTEGFTAGNVHASYLHLHWAGAPGVAERFTRAAAAGR, encoded by the coding sequence GTGCTGCACCTGCCCCGGGTCGTGATCGCCGCCCCCTCCTCCGGCGCGGGCAAGACCACCGTCGCCACCGGCCTGATGGCCGCGCTCACCGCGCGCGGCCTGAAGGTCTCCCCGCACAAGGTCGGCCCTGACTACATCGATCCGGGCTACCACGGCCTGGCCACCGGCCGACCCGGGCGCAACCTGGACGCCTTCCTGTGCGGGCCCGAGCGGATCGAGCCGCTGCTGCGGCACGGCGCCGCCGGGGCCGACCTGGCGGTGGTCGAGGGCGTCATGGGGATGTTCGACGGCGCTTCGGGGCATGGGGAGTTGGCCTCCACCGCGCACGTGGCCAAGCTGCTGCGGGCGCCGGTGATCCTGGTGGTCGACGGCTCCTCGCAGTCCCGTTCGGTGGCCGCCCTGGTGCACGGCTTCGCGTCCTGGGACCCGGAGGTGCGCCTGGCCGGGGTGATCCTCAACCGGGTCGCCTCCGAGAGGCACGAGCAACTCCTGCGCGAGGCCCTGGAGGAGGGGGCGGGCGTGCCGGTGCTCGGTGCGGTGCGCCGCACGGCCGCCGTGGCCACGCCCTCGCGTCACCTGGGCCTGGTGCCGGTGGTGGAGCGCTCGGCCGAGGCGCTGCGCGCCGTCGCCGAGATGGGTGAACTCATCGCGGCCTCCGTGGACTTGGACGCCGTCCTGGCGCTGGCCCGGTCCGCTCCGCCGCTGCGGGCCGAAGCCTGGGACCCCGCCGCCGAGGTCTCCCGGGTCTCCGGGCGCCCCCGGATCGCGCTCGCCGCCGGCCCCGCCTTCTCCTTCTCCTACGCCGAGAACGCCGAACTCCTCACCGCCGCCGGAGCGGAGCTGCTCCCCTTCGATCCGCTGCACGACTGCGACCTTCCTGACGGAACGTCAGCCCTGGTCATCGGTGGCGGCTTTCCCGAGGTCTACGCCGCCGAGCTGAGCCAGAACGCCCCGCTGCGCGCCGCGATCGCCACCCTGGCCGCCAGCGGCGCCCCGATCGCCGCCGAGTGCGCCGGACTGCTCTACCTGGGCCGCGAGTTGGACGGCCGCCCGATGTGCGGCATCCTCGACACCGCGTCCCGGATGACCGAGCGCCTCATCCTCGGCTACCGCGACGCCGTGGCCCTGCACGACAGCCCCCTCGCCGCGGCCGGCACCCGCATCCGCGGCCACGAGTTCCACCGCACCACCTGCGACCCGGGCGCCGGCCCCACCCCCGCCTGGGGCTGGCGCACCCCGACCGGCGCACCCCACACCGAGGGCTTCACCGCCGGGAACGTGCACGCCAGCTACCTGCACCTGCACTGGGCGGGCGCCCCGGGGGTCGCGGAGCGGTTCACCAGGGCGGCGGCAGCCGGGCGCTGA
- a CDS encoding cobyric acid synthase: MSNALLVAGTTSDAGKSVVTAGICRWLVRRGVKVAPFKAQNMSLNSMVTLDGAEIGRAQVMQAQAARVEPEAAMNPVLLKPGADGRSQVVLLGRPVGEVGALDYRDRKPYLLERSLECLADLRRRFDVVICEGAGSPAEINLRAGDIANMGLARAAGLPVVVVGDIDRGGVFAAMFGTLALLSAEDQKLVAGWLVNKFRGDARLLRPGLDMLHELTGRPVLGTLPMLPGLWLDAEDSLDLSTAVAHAEVVGPYGADVLRVAVPRFPRLSNFTDLDALAQEPGVLVRWATRPEELADADLVVLPGTRATVADLAWLRERGLERPLRERAAAGRPVLGICGGYQMLGRRITDFVESGSGPVDGLGLLPTTVEFGREKVLGRPVGEAYGERVEGYEIHHGVVAVEGGEAFLDGCREGAVWGTTWHGALENDGFRRAFLREVAALAGRAFVPAPDTAFAAAREARLNRLGDLIEEHADTDALWRLIEGGVDGELPFVPPGAPAARTMEGDRL; encoded by the coding sequence ATGAGCAACGCACTGCTGGTGGCCGGCACCACCTCGGATGCCGGCAAGAGCGTGGTGACCGCCGGGATCTGCCGCTGGCTGGTGCGCCGGGGCGTCAAGGTGGCCCCGTTCAAGGCGCAGAACATGTCGCTCAACTCGATGGTCACCCTGGACGGCGCCGAGATCGGCCGGGCCCAGGTGATGCAGGCTCAGGCCGCCCGGGTCGAGCCCGAGGCGGCGATGAACCCGGTGCTGCTCAAGCCGGGCGCCGACGGGCGCAGCCAGGTGGTGCTGCTCGGCCGCCCGGTCGGAGAAGTCGGCGCGCTCGACTACCGGGACCGCAAGCCCTATCTGCTGGAGCGCTCGCTGGAGTGCCTGGCCGACCTGCGCCGCCGCTTCGACGTGGTGATCTGCGAGGGCGCGGGCTCGCCCGCGGAGATCAACCTGCGCGCCGGGGACATCGCCAACATGGGCCTGGCCAGGGCCGCCGGGCTGCCGGTGGTGGTGGTCGGCGACATCGACCGCGGCGGTGTGTTCGCCGCGATGTTCGGCACCCTGGCGCTGCTCTCGGCCGAGGACCAGAAGCTGGTGGCGGGCTGGCTGGTGAACAAGTTCCGCGGCGACGCCCGGCTGCTGCGCCCCGGCCTGGACATGCTGCACGAGCTGACCGGGCGTCCGGTGCTCGGCACCCTGCCGATGCTGCCGGGCCTGTGGCTGGACGCCGAGGACTCGCTCGACCTGTCCACCGCGGTGGCGCACGCCGAGGTGGTCGGCCCGTACGGCGCGGACGTGCTGCGGGTGGCCGTGCCGCGCTTCCCCCGGCTGTCCAACTTCACCGACCTGGACGCGCTGGCCCAGGAGCCCGGGGTGCTGGTGCGCTGGGCCACCCGCCCCGAGGAGCTGGCCGACGCCGACCTGGTGGTGCTGCCCGGCACCCGGGCCACCGTCGCCGACCTCGCCTGGCTGCGCGAGCGCGGCCTGGAGCGGCCGCTGCGCGAGCGGGCGGCCGCCGGGCGCCCGGTGCTCGGGATCTGCGGCGGCTACCAGATGCTGGGCCGGCGGATCACCGACTTCGTCGAGTCCGGCTCGGGGCCGGTGGACGGCCTGGGGCTGCTGCCGACCACGGTGGAGTTCGGGCGCGAGAAGGTGCTCGGCCGGCCGGTCGGCGAGGCCTACGGCGAGCGGGTCGAGGGCTACGAGATCCACCACGGGGTGGTCGCGGTGGAGGGCGGAGAGGCCTTCCTGGACGGCTGTCGCGAGGGCGCGGTCTGGGGCACCACCTGGCATGGCGCGCTGGAGAACGACGGCTTCCGCCGGGCGTTCCTGCGCGAGGTGGCCGCGCTCGCCGGGCGGGCGTTCGTGCCGGCGCCCGACACCGCGTTCGCCGCCGCCCGCGAGGCCCGGCTGAACCGGCTGGGGGATCTGATCGAGGAGCACGCCGACACCGACGCGCTGTGGCGGCTGATCGAAGGCGGCGTGGACGGCGAGTTGCCGTTCGTGCCCCCGGGCGCGCCGGCTGCGCGCACTATGGAAGGTGACCGTCTGTGA
- a CDS encoding putative cobaltochelatase: MADLRLGLLLNAVSPAVGGVLVRGEKGTAKSTMVRALAGLLPSITVLDGCRFACDPASPDPQCPDAPHPEASELARPARLVELPVGVTEDRIVGSLDLERALAQGVKAYEPGLLAQAHRGVLYIDEVNLLQDHVVDLLLDAAAMGRSYVEREGVSVRHAARFLLVGTMNPEEGELRPQLLDRFGLTVEIAATRDPVERAEVVRRRLAYDADPAAFAARYQDEERALAERITTARALLPSVRLGDAALRQITAVCAAFEVDGLRADIVMARTAVALAAWEGRTAVAEEDVRQAARLALPHRRRRNPFDAPGLDEEQLERTLNEHGQEPEPPEGDGPEGGPDGGGPDGGPDGGPDGGGPDGGGAPDPAASDPASSDPASSQSAEPGEPAADAPPKLPKPGGPSRESAPVAADQPYRTRLFKVPGTGHGSQGRRSPAETDGGHTVRARRPQGPLTRLHLSATLRAAAPHQLARGRAGRALELRGDDFREQVRHGRESNLVLFVVDASGSMAARQRMTAVKGAVLSLLMDAYQRRDKIGMITFRGAGAELALPPTSSVEVGAARLERLPTGGRTPLAAGLLRAHEVLRLERLRDPLRRPLLVVVTDGRATGGRAALTEAGRAAALLAAQGTAAVVLDCESGPVRLGLAGTLASQLHATTVTLDELRAEGVAALVHAHRSPRPSPSSRKAA; this comes from the coding sequence ATGGCGGACCTGCGGCTCGGGCTGCTGCTCAACGCCGTGTCGCCGGCCGTCGGCGGGGTGCTGGTGCGCGGCGAGAAGGGCACCGCGAAGTCGACCATGGTGCGGGCGCTGGCCGGGCTGCTGCCGTCGATCACGGTGCTGGACGGCTGCCGGTTCGCCTGCGACCCCGCCTCGCCGGACCCGCAGTGCCCGGACGCTCCGCACCCCGAGGCGAGTGAACTGGCGCGTCCGGCAAGGCTGGTGGAGCTGCCGGTCGGCGTGACCGAGGACCGGATCGTCGGCTCGCTGGACCTGGAGCGGGCGCTGGCCCAGGGTGTGAAGGCCTACGAGCCCGGCCTACTGGCCCAGGCACACCGCGGCGTGCTCTACATCGACGAGGTCAACCTGCTCCAGGACCACGTGGTGGACCTGCTGCTGGACGCCGCGGCGATGGGCCGCTCCTACGTGGAGCGCGAGGGCGTCTCGGTGCGGCACGCGGCGCGGTTCCTGCTGGTGGGGACGATGAACCCGGAGGAGGGCGAGCTGCGCCCGCAGCTGCTCGACCGGTTCGGGCTGACCGTGGAGATCGCGGCCACCCGGGACCCGGTGGAGCGGGCCGAGGTGGTGCGCCGCCGGCTCGCCTACGACGCCGACCCGGCCGCCTTCGCGGCCCGGTACCAGGACGAGGAGCGGGCGCTGGCCGAGCGGATCACCACCGCGCGCGCTCTGCTGCCGTCCGTGCGGCTGGGCGACGCGGCACTGCGTCAGATCACCGCCGTCTGCGCGGCCTTCGAGGTGGACGGGCTGCGCGCGGACATCGTGATGGCCCGCACGGCGGTCGCGCTGGCGGCCTGGGAGGGGCGCACGGCGGTGGCCGAGGAGGACGTCCGCCAGGCCGCGCGGCTCGCTCTGCCGCACCGGCGACGGCGCAACCCGTTCGACGCGCCCGGGCTGGACGAGGAGCAGCTGGAGCGGACGCTGAACGAGCACGGCCAGGAGCCGGAGCCGCCGGAGGGCGACGGGCCGGAGGGCGGCCCGGACGGCGGTGGTCCGGACGGCGGGCCGGACGGTGGTCCTGATGGTGGCGGCCCCGACGGCGGTGGCGCGCCCGACCCCGCTGCGTCTGACCCCGCTTCGTCCGACCCCGCTTCGTCGCAGTCCGCCGAGCCCGGCGAACCCGCCGCCGACGCCCCGCCCAAGCTCCCCAAGCCCGGCGGCCCGTCCCGCGAGTCCGCCCCGGTGGCGGCCGACCAGCCCTACCGGACCCGGCTGTTCAAGGTCCCCGGCACCGGCCACGGCAGCCAGGGCCGCCGCTCCCCCGCCGAGACCGACGGCGGCCACACCGTGCGGGCCCGCCGCCCGCAGGGCCCGCTGACCCGGCTGCACCTGTCCGCCACCCTGCGGGCCGCCGCCCCGCACCAGCTGGCCAGGGGCCGCGCGGGGCGGGCGCTGGAGCTGCGCGGCGACGACTTCCGCGAGCAGGTGCGCCACGGCCGGGAGTCCAACCTGGTGCTCTTCGTGGTCGACGCCTCGGGCTCGATGGCGGCCCGACAGCGGATGACCGCGGTCAAGGGCGCGGTGCTCTCGCTGCTGATGGACGCCTACCAGCGCCGGGACAAGATCGGCATGATCACCTTCCGTGGCGCGGGCGCCGAGCTGGCACTGCCGCCCACCTCCTCGGTGGAGGTCGGCGCGGCCCGCCTGGAGCGGTTGCCCACCGGCGGTCGCACACCGCTGGCGGCCGGGCTGCTGCGAGCCCACGAGGTGCTGCGCCTGGAGCGGCTGCGCGATCCGCTGCGCCGCCCGCTGCTGGTCGTGGTCACCGACGGACGGGCCACCGGCGGGCGCGCGGCGCTCACCGAGGCTGGGCGGGCCGCCGCTCTGCTGGCCGCCCAGGGCACCGCCGCCGTGGTGCTGGACTGCGAGTCGGGGCCGGTCCGGCTCGGCCTCGCCGGCACCCTGGCCTCCCAACTGCACGCCACCACCGTCACCTTGGACGAGCTGCGCGCCGAGGGCGTGGCCGCCCTGGTGCACGCGCATCGCTCCCCCCGACCGTCTCCCTCTTCGCGAAAGGCAGCGTGA
- a CDS encoding helix-turn-helix domain-containing protein, translating into MRRSRPPAPTPVPFSPQAARAHRDGLGLTPEQVVRAMAAHGVRLLPGHLTGWESGELHPSEQELIVLARALWCPAAELMGAPPASLRDFRVARELTAAQTAARIGMGPRGYATAELTGRWTGDPEQSAALAEVLGLTLRELVVQVCGAGEELDQRLRQCVEGRWQAQLSAVAALVPVPRQSLAEVLAALPAEYRVTSHWGAGSWGAQGPGAAGPAAEEPAVPRLDRFWALLAVQDTGGIPV; encoded by the coding sequence ATGCGAAGAAGCCGGCCGCCGGCCCCCACCCCGGTCCCGTTCTCCCCGCAGGCCGCCCGCGCCCACCGGGACGGCCTCGGTCTGACGCCCGAACAGGTGGTGCGCGCGATGGCCGCGCACGGCGTGCGCCTGCTGCCGGGCCATCTGACGGGTTGGGAGAGCGGCGAGCTGCACCCCAGCGAGCAGGAGCTCATCGTGCTGGCCCGCGCCCTGTGGTGCCCGGCCGCCGAGCTGATGGGCGCGCCGCCCGCCTCGCTGCGCGACTTCCGGGTGGCCAGGGAGCTGACCGCGGCGCAGACCGCGGCCCGGATCGGGATGGGCCCGCGCGGCTACGCCACCGCCGAGCTGACCGGGCGCTGGACCGGGGACCCGGAGCAGAGCGCCGCGCTGGCCGAGGTGCTCGGTCTGACGCTGCGTGAGCTGGTGGTCCAGGTCTGCGGCGCGGGCGAGGAGCTCGACCAGCGGTTGCGCCAGTGCGTGGAAGGACGCTGGCAGGCCCAGCTGTCGGCGGTCGCCGCGCTGGTACCCGTGCCCCGGCAGAGCCTGGCCGAGGTGCTGGCCGCGCTGCCGGCCGAGTACCGGGTCACCTCGCACTGGGGCGCCGGCTCCTGGGGCGCCCAGGGGCCCGGCGCGGCGGGCCCGGCGGCCGAGGAGCCCGCGGTGCCGCGGCTCGACCGCTTCTGGGCCCTGCTGGCCGTCCAGGACACGGGGGGTATCCCGGTCTAG
- a CDS encoding alpha/beta hydrolase, with translation MRWGTAVVAATAVAAAAGVAALLVGRRVADLSLRPELAEDGGLKGEPALRVLEVSAQEVGLTRTQAAARRGRYALDWPGGHAVVGQVLRTTPRSVTRRLELSAGSPLTAGTEVELSPRVLRGDPGSACGLDYMDVIVDGELGGLPAWYVPAIRGTWVIAVHGRLADRRQALPVLPVLKRLRLPALVVSYRGDQGAPPSPDGIGHFGETEWHDVQSAIRFAKEAGAGRIVLYGWSVGAATVLQTAARSDYRDSVTGLVLDSPVLDWSASVRGVAARAGVSGALAGQLGAWSAEARTGVDQEAFARIADGAELSVPTLLMHSPQDAVAPFAAAQRLAERRPDLVSLYPVPDAGHAALWNADPHRYEERLRRFLTPLL, from the coding sequence ATGCGTTGGGGAACCGCCGTCGTCGCAGCCACCGCCGTCGCCGCCGCCGCGGGTGTGGCCGCCCTGCTGGTCGGGCGCCGGGTTGCCGACCTGAGTCTGCGCCCCGAGCTCGCCGAGGACGGCGGCCTCAAGGGGGAGCCCGCGCTGCGGGTGCTGGAGGTCAGCGCCCAGGAGGTCGGCCTCACCCGTACCCAGGCCGCCGCCCGCCGCGGGCGTTACGCGCTGGACTGGCCGGGCGGCCACGCGGTGGTCGGCCAGGTGCTGCGCACCACCCCGCGCAGCGTCACCCGCCGCCTGGAGCTGAGTGCCGGCAGCCCGCTGACGGCCGGCACCGAGGTGGAGCTGAGCCCCCGGGTGCTGCGCGGCGACCCCGGCTCGGCCTGCGGCCTGGACTACATGGACGTGATCGTCGACGGCGAACTCGGCGGCCTGCCCGCCTGGTACGTGCCCGCGATCCGCGGTACCTGGGTGATCGCGGTGCACGGCCGGCTCGCCGACCGCCGCCAGGCGCTGCCCGTGCTGCCGGTGCTCAAGCGCCTCAGACTGCCCGCGCTGGTGGTCAGCTACCGCGGCGACCAGGGCGCGCCGCCCTCCCCGGACGGGATCGGGCACTTCGGCGAGACCGAGTGGCACGACGTGCAGTCGGCGATCCGGTTCGCCAAGGAGGCGGGTGCCGGGCGGATCGTGCTCTACGGCTGGTCGGTCGGCGCGGCCACCGTGCTGCAGACCGCCGCCCGCTCCGACTACCGGGATTCGGTGACCGGCCTGGTGCTGGACTCGCCGGTGCTCGACTGGTCGGCCTCGGTGCGCGGGGTGGCCGCCAGGGCCGGGGTGTCGGGGGCGCTGGCCGGGCAGCTGGGCGCCTGGTCCGCCGAGGCGCGCACCGGCGTGGACCAGGAGGCCTTCGCCAGGATCGCGGACGGCGCGGAGCTGTCGGTGCCCACCCTGCTGATGCACAGCCCGCAGGACGCCGTGGCGCCGTTCGCCGCCGCCCAGCGCCTGGCCGAGCGCCGCCCGGACCTGGTAAGCCTGTACCCGGTGCCCGACGCCGGGCACGCCGCGCTGTGGAACGCCGACCCGCACCGGTACGAGGAGCGGCTGCGGCGGTTCCTGACGCCGCTGCTCTGA
- the cobO gene encoding cob(I)yrinic acid a,c-diamide adenosyltransferase, with product MPQGKPELVPDDGLTTRQRRTQPITAVHTGPGKGKSTAAFGLALRAWNQGWPIGVFQFVKSAKWKVGEENALKVLGASGEGGSVAWHKMGEGWSWVQRDLESSEEAAKEGWQQVKRDLAAETYRLYVLDEFTYPMHWGWVDVAEVVQVLRERPGSQHVVITGRYAPEPLLELADLVTEMTKVKHPMDAGRKGQRGIEW from the coding sequence ATGCCGCAGGGCAAGCCCGAACTCGTTCCCGACGACGGACTGACGACCCGTCAGCGCCGTACTCAGCCGATCACCGCCGTGCACACCGGTCCTGGCAAGGGCAAGTCGACGGCCGCCTTCGGGCTCGCCCTGCGGGCCTGGAACCAGGGCTGGCCGATCGGGGTGTTCCAGTTCGTCAAGTCCGCCAAGTGGAAGGTGGGCGAGGAGAACGCGCTGAAGGTGCTGGGCGCCTCCGGCGAGGGCGGCAGCGTCGCCTGGCACAAGATGGGTGAGGGCTGGTCCTGGGTGCAGCGGGATCTGGAGTCCAGCGAGGAGGCGGCGAAGGAGGGTTGGCAGCAGGTCAAGCGCGACCTGGCCGCAGAGACCTACCGCCTGTACGTGCTGGACGAGTTCACCTACCCCATGCACTGGGGCTGGGTGGACGTCGCCGAGGTGGTGCAGGTGCTGCGGGAGCGCCCCGGCTCCCAGCATGTCGTGATCACCGGCCGCTACGCGCCCGAGCCGCTGCTCGAACTGGCCGACCTGGTCACCGAGATGACCAAGGTGAAGCATCCGATGGACGCCGGCCGCAAGGGCCAGCGCGGGATCGAGTGGTAG
- a CDS encoding cobalamin biosynthesis protein: MAGVSHRTLPYALGALAGYAADARFGDPRRGHPVAAFGRAATRLERALWRDHRGAGALHTALCVGAVAVGAAGLERLVGRRGVGTAAVTAAATWTVLGGSSLTREARTIGAALSAGDLAAARGRLPHLCGRDPSALDEPQLARAVVESVAENTADAVVNALVWGAFAGAPGLLAFRAVNTLDAMVGHKSARYRRFGWAAARLDDVAGWPGARLTALLTVAAAEHRDTAWRVWRRDGGAHPSPNAGQAESAFAGALGVRLGGTLHYGTQVEHRPVLGAELRPVAVADIERACRLSRRVGLLALGTTVALRLAVLTRTRRGRI, from the coding sequence ATGGCGGGGGTTTCCCACCGCACGCTGCCGTACGCCCTCGGCGCCCTGGCCGGCTATGCCGCCGACGCCCGGTTCGGCGATCCACGACGCGGCCACCCGGTGGCCGCCTTCGGCCGCGCGGCCACCCGGTTGGAGCGCGCGCTCTGGCGCGACCATCGCGGGGCGGGCGCCCTGCACACCGCGCTCTGCGTCGGCGCGGTGGCGGTCGGCGCGGCGGGGCTGGAGCGGCTGGTGGGCCGGCGCGGGGTGGGCACTGCCGCGGTGACCGCCGCCGCCACCTGGACCGTGCTCGGCGGCAGTTCGCTCACCCGCGAGGCCCGCACCATCGGCGCCGCGCTGTCCGCGGGCGATCTGGCGGCCGCCCGCGGGCGTCTGCCGCACCTGTGCGGGCGCGACCCGAGCGCCCTGGACGAGCCGCAGTTGGCCCGCGCCGTGGTCGAGTCGGTGGCCGAGAACACCGCCGACGCCGTGGTCAACGCCCTGGTCTGGGGCGCGTTCGCGGGCGCCCCCGGGCTGCTCGCCTTCCGCGCCGTCAACACGCTGGACGCGATGGTGGGTCACAAGTCGGCGCGCTACCGCCGGTTCGGCTGGGCCGCGGCCCGGCTGGACGACGTGGCCGGCTGGCCCGGTGCCCGACTGACCGCGCTGCTCACGGTGGCCGCGGCCGAGCACCGGGACACCGCCTGGCGGGTCTGGCGGCGCGACGGCGGCGCGCACCCGAGCCCGAACGCCGGGCAGGCCGAGTCGGCCTTCGCGGGCGCGCTGGGCGTACGCCTGGGCGGGACGTTGCACTACGGCACACAGGTGGAGCACCGGCCGGTGCTCGGCGCCGAACTGCGCCCGGTCGCGGTGGCGGACATCGAGCGGGCCTGCCGGCTCTCGCGCCGGGTCGGGCTGCTGGCGCTGGGGACCACGGTGGCGCTGCGCCTGGCCGTGCTGACACGCACACGTAGGGGACGGATATGA